The Ziziphus jujuba cultivar Dongzao chromosome 5, ASM3175591v1 genome segment TCGTTTTTTAAGttgatcttaaattttttttttttaatgtttaatatCTTACTACAcataaaaaatgcaataaatagctaatatatatatatatatatatatatgagaataaaTTTCTTATCAAGAATATGCCATTCGTTTAAATTAGAAATGTTTAGGtcgcaaataaaattttaatatactattaaattaatatttgatcattaattaatttttaaattatttaaacttaataaaagaaaacctTGTAGTAAAACTTGATACTAAAaccaattctctctctctctctctccatacatatatatatatatatatatatatatatatatatatatatatatatatatatatatatatatatatatgtgtttgagCTTAATTTGACACTCCCTCTCTTTATATATCCAGCTTAATCTTATgtatgttgatttttcttttggtgaatattttatttgttttgatagTTAATCATGTAGTTAGTCGTTTTATTAAGAGAGGTATGGTATATTCAGAGAAttaacaatcttttttttttccttttttttttttttttgggcctaaGTTAaagcattaatattttatttttttagaattttaaaatcacatatatatatatatatatatatatatatatatatatatatatatatataatcagactTACATTTGATTggtatgataattttaatatcaatttttcaatatattaacCATTGGTTCATATTAATGGCTAGgagtttagaatttaaaatttaattaataattaaatataaatatatttatataataaaaaacttatttaGGGAAAATAAATTCTGTCTTGGATCAGgttaataataaatgtatttttaaattttaatttttaaaattatccaaaagttaaagaaagaaaaaaaattatgatgattTCAACATTAAATTGACCTAATCGCcacatggttatatatatatatatatatatataatataatataattaggaTAGTTTTCCTAATAAGAAAGTATGGATAAGCACTTATCCAATTCAAAATTAACccattattcaccaaaaaataaataaaaattaacccatactttgtttttttgtttttttaaacataaagcAAAAATGTGCCAAGTAGATGAATATATGTGCActttgataagaaaaaaaaaaaagaagaagaaaaaaaaaattgaatatatgtGACTctcaagatttaaaatttttaattcctACTTAGCTTTTGAGATCTAATGACACAgattaccaatatatatatatatatatatatatatatatatatatatatatttatatggtgaagatatttgaagatttttattgtgaatagaaatcaaataatatgttGTATGATGGTTTTTTGGGACAACATATTGTCAGGTaggtttcattaaaaaaattatatacatatatatatatatacacacatagaaatatttaaataaagtcCTTGATACCATAATTAAtatgaaatcttttttttttaattttttaaatcacatcaaattgaaatttaaaattataattattaataattagataTCAACtagatactttatatatatatatatatatatatagcaaagcTTAAATAAAATTCCTAATATAAGAATTAacatgaggttttttttttccacaaatttgtaaaatgaactgaaaataatcataatatttttgaaatttaagattTTCCTTTTATTGAAGAGCAGTAGTTTGTCTTTTTTATTCAAACTTTCAATTTATTAGTTATaaattagatttaaaataatatgaaaaagaaaaaaaaattatccaagcATAAACACTAACCATAATAATATATCAGGATCAACCAATCAAATCCTAATTGAATTggcatttaaataatttttgtattttttaaattatattattgaaataGTCTGTTAATGATAGTTGGTTTGATAAATCGAATTATCTCCTTAATATGCATACAGAAAcaaaatggaataaaaaataattataaattttttttttgttatattcaaaattattagaccaaaaaaattgaaaattatattctaCTTACgaaagacaatatatatatatatatatatatatattttcaaaaatgacCCTTGATGTAATCTCTTTTATCGACTTCGAATCTTTTAgaagttttatatataaattagtgaGCCTCTAAAATGGATTTTGGATGGTGGGTTCGTAGTGTTTGGTGGATCTTGAAGGTTGAAGGTGGAGCTCCTTCTCATGTTTCTAATTGTGAAGATGATTGGATGAGGTCAAAATggccaaaacaaaataaattaatcaggATATCTCAAGATTAGTAGAGAATGATGTGCTATGAGAGAAGGAAGAAGGGAAATGGGTGAGAAAAAACCTCAAATGTCTCTCATAATTGGCTCATATGTGAAACAGGTGAGTTTAATGATTACAAATGGATGGAAAAGGACATATGGACTAATGATATATTGTTGAAGTTGGTTTGAGgatgaatttattaaaaaaaaaatattttgggatcaaaatgaaattgaatatatagTTTAGAGACTAATggtgataatattttttattattttttgcattttaaattttaatctttgaTTTAATCTaatagtattaaaaaataaatattaatttaataaaataaagtagattTTACTTAAAACtgaaggtgtatatatatatatatatatctatatattatgagGAAGACTAAAATATAAAACCCTACATAGGTCTCCACTCttggtttactttttttttttttttttttttttcaaactcgtCTTTCTAACCCACATTAATATGTAAAAGTACAaactttccataaaaatttaccCATTTTCTTCGAAGAGGTTTTCACAtaataaattcaccaaaaaaaggtTTTCAGGtaataaaattccaaatcaagatataattcTTCTTAAGCATAGAGTAGATTACATTATCCAATcatatgtaatttaaaaaatatatccaattgATTATGAATGTTGGAGCTTTCAAAttgattatcaaaaaaatttaaagctactttaaatataaacatatttagttgattttggattttatagttttaaaattgattattaaagAATCTAAAGCTATGTAAAGTGTTTAGTGaaatctaaaaattttaattttacgaAAATCTAatagttgttgtttttgagaaacaGTATAATGCTAACTTTTGAAACTCTGATTTTAAATTCTCAAatcatacataaataaaatatcaattttaattattattaaaaaagttaatattatttttgtcccGAATGTATTGGTATTCTACTAAATAACATCATAATCAATATATGCtacttccttttttattttattttttctgatgtactatatatatatatatttatcagtATTCACTATAATTGTAATACAAAAAattgtgttaaatattttgcaATATATGCTgcatataataacaaaaatataatattataagtaatatactttttaattattatataccaTAACAGTAATTAAACACTGTTATTTACTAAACacttaaatattgattttgaatcatacaacaactataaaataataattaccaaacatttaatccattttttcaGAGTTTGACTTATTTAAAAGTTATAGCAATACTAAATTAGGAGCATATTTGGAGGTGCTTTTCGAACTCCAATAAGTGCTACCAAGAGAAAGTTAGGACCtgttattatatttgattaaaaataagaaatatctttttggtagaaagaaaaaaaagcattaaagaTGCTTTTTAGAGAAGGACAAAGGTTGGTGCTTCTCTAAATAAGTGATTTTGAGAAAATAGGAAAACACCAatgcattaattaaaataattaaaatttctaaaacaaCCTTAtaaccttattttattttataatttcatcaTGTTATTTCCactgggtttttatttttatattgatctTCTCCCATTTAGATGGTTTCTACCATTTGGACAGCTTTTCCAACATCTTCtggtgattttatttttttcttctcgataatcattttcatttttctgatttttgctttttatatatttttcatcttctcatatgaaatatttgaaatattttcttctatagtcttattttattgataacCATATGACAATGATGATGAATTGCTTCCCTAAAGTGATGAAAAAGCAAGTATAGGAGAAGAAACAGTTGGagataaaaattctttaaatgGATAGGATATGAATGAAGATCGTGACAAAATTGCAAATCTTCTTATGTCTTGTTCatagttattttaattttttttgttgaaatatcataaaatgttaacgtttgatttttattttttctttcaataattaatgttttaatggtttgatttatcattattaacttatttttttaattacgaaaaaaattgcattatgttattattattatgatgatgatgaagaagaagaagtagacgCATTTACATGTAACATTATTTTGACACAtgaactattttttttcttttttttttcccaataaatgcatgaataaattttaatacatgtttttttatatcgattttaatatatacttccagaatgtatttatatatgtatatatgaagaattgacatataagaaaaaaattatacataaaaaaatatctttattgcaaaatagtagttttttttaatactttggTAGCACTCTTTTGGTAATCAGtacttttaagtattttttttttcttaatctaacAACCAAACAACACCAtgtattttaacaaaatattttaattatgagTAATCAAACATTCCAATACTTTTTTATGAAAtactttttaatgaaaatactatgaaaaataaatgtttataaaaaagcACCTCGAAACACCCCTAAGCCTGTATATAATTCAGTATTCTAAAATACAGGAAAAAGCACCGTCTAGACATGATACTTTTAGATAACGCCTTGCATAATAGCAAGGCTTAAAAAAAAGCGGTCAACATGGTGTTGACCACCTAATGCGCACCTAGACGCGAGCCTTtttgttcaaagtttttttttttaaaattattttttaaaaaacataaaaaacaattaataagaaattaaaaaaagatatattgttaaaatatgaaaaaaaatttaagattaagtttttttcttaaaccaaaaaaaaaaaaaatgaacatgatgaataaaaaaaagaagagtaataaattagaaattctATTAGCAAGTGATGCTAGTAATACACAATCATGGATTGCAGAACGTTGcgatgatgatgaaaatgatgatgagATAGAGAATAATATGTTACAATCTAAAAAAGGTTCTAGAAATGCTCAAGTTGAAATTAGGGGGCTCgaggaaaatgattttgaattGCATGGCAAGGAAAATGAGTTGGATGAAGATGTAGATATTGAATTGGAATCCAATAAAGAATTAAACAAGAGATAACTTATGGTAacagttaaaatatatattaatctataaATTATTAGGTACTTGTaagtttgtaatatatatgttttgaaactaATATGTTGTTGAAAACTTGAAAAACATGAATTTCCATAAATCTATTATGATCAATTACAtgctaattcatatttattgcagatacaaaaataatataaacttatatatattttgacatttaaaatataaattattttgtttatttagtagccttataataattaaaataataatataattgtaaaacGCTTTTTCAAGCCTAAGTTTCGCCTAGGCATGTCTAGGCTCGTGAGGTTTAAAACTTAATCTTGCTGTCTTACGACGCCTTACGTTTTTTATAACACTGATAATTGACTAGGCATATCAACCATAATGCATATAgcaaaattgtataatttttgaACATATTATCCTAAACTCATAAAACGTAAAGTTTAATTTTGTCGTCTTACGACACCTTACATATTTTAGAATACTGATATAATTGACTTAGCATATCAACCATAACGCATGTaacaaaattgtataatttttgaACATATTATTATGAAATGAGAAACTTTGTGAAATTCTTTAGAGGCTGACATATAATGGGCTTGACTTACGGCCCAAGTGGCCCAATTTCTCTCCCAATACTTATTCTTAGCAAAAACCTATTTAAACCAATTCCTAAACAAGACAcgcacacactctctctctctttgtgtgCGTCTCCAATGGCCGAAGCTGAAGCTCAACGTTCATCTACTCCTCCACCTTCAGTAATCTTCCCTAATCTCTTGTTCCCCTCTCTCTgtgtatttatatgtataatagATATAGAACTGATTGAGTTTAGATGGGAATTTGATGATGTAACGGAATAGTTTTTGGAGGTAAAATGCAAGAGTTCGGGTAAGATAAGACGCTTCGCAGAGGGAACGGAGGCTTGTTTTGCGGTGTCTCTAATAAACAGGAAGTTGGATAAGGGAGCTCCTCAAGCTCTGTACATCGAAGCCATTAAAGAAGGCGATGACGATGAGGAGCCCATCAGTTTCGGACCCAGTTCAGTTCTCGTTGACTATCGCCATGGCTGGAAGTTACACACTGTTACTGAATTGGATTTGCCAGGTAATTTGATTTCTTAATTGGGTATCATTATTGAGGTTTTTGGAGTTGAAGTTTTTGTGCTTTTTTTGTGTTGAAGGTCCATCAGGTATTGGAAATGGGGAAAAGATTTTTCAACCAAGGAGTGTGAGACCGCGTAATGTGAATGTGAGAGTTTTATTTAGttatgaaattgtttgtttatttgataaatacttAATCATGTTTATAATCAATTCTGTAGAAACAATTTTATGCTGATTAGATATAGATATCATAGTTCTAAGCTGAATCATTTTCGAAAAATTGGAAagtaatatagaaatataagtTGGCTTATGCTGTTGAAAAATTTAACTTTAAAAGACTTATACATGCATTGTGGCATTTACTGACGATTTTTCATCATAATTGCGTTATTGACTGGTGAAGTTTGTggcaaaattcatgaaaaatAGATAGTGCTTTAGAGATTTTTAAAAAGTCTTTCTTTGGTAGTGTCTTAGCATAACAATACTTGATATTCTCTCTTATTCAATAAAGAACATGTGGAAAATCTTTGAGGATATAAACAAACAAGCTGTATAACTATAATTACTATAATGCAATACTCAAAGGCTAGTCATGTTTGTTTTTTGCATTCCCATGAAGATACTGAATTCCTACCAACTTCTTGAACTCGTAGTAAATAACATAGCTGAAATTAATATGGTGGGGATTGGGTAATTAACTATTGCATTTTTCCATAATGAGGGAACAATTAGGTACATAGTAGTACAATATCTTGCACTTTTACTCTAAATCTGTTGTGGTTTCTTCTGAATTTTGACGGCCACCTTTATCCGTTAGGATGATGTGGTACATTTTCACCTACATACATCCtgcaatttataaaataaacttgCATTTTTAACTGTTATTTAGAGGCATCGCATGGTTTATGCTTACACTTCAAGCACAGTCATTTTACTTTTTAGGCATTGGACTTTTGAACCAATTTGATTACACCCACCTTCTTAGAATAAATATAAGATATCAGGTCATGATTTACACATGATACTGTTCATTACCCCGATCATCTTCTTTCGAAAtgagaaaaaagaattaaaaggaAATTTTCCTTGTGTTAGGATTGATTGATCTACCATATTTCAAGTTGTACACTGTTGTGACTTTTGTGCAATAAAATCTGCACCAAGACTGTTAGAGCTTTGCTATGATTAGTGCTTTATTGTTATTAGGTTTAACCTGTTTGTGCATATGCATATGTTCCATAAGTTCTTATTTTGATTATGCTCTTGTGTATTTATCAATATGACATTTTAGAATAATGCTGCTTACTGTAGGATCACAAATTGCACCATTATTAGATCAATCAGGAAAAAGCTTTTGGTCCTGTTGTGTTTAAGAGTTTCTAAAAATATGTTATGAAGTAATTTATAGGCGTGTAACAACATATTATATTCAAAACAGATGCATTTTAAGGGAAGCACTGGGCTTGGTGCTGCAGGTTGTTTTGTCTATCTCATTCAGAATAGctaatatacttttttattttcttggacaTTTGTAGAGTTCTGATTCCTCACATCTTGGAAAGAAGGCACCAAAACCAGCAATCAATTATCTGTATATCGGGAAAATAATCGTTGCTTTCATTCTGATGTTTGTGCTGGCTGCAATTTTCACATTGGCTCTAGAGAAGCTTCCCATTCTGTTATCATTCCTTTCATCATTCATGTAATGCCGCTCGCCCTATTGAACAAATGTTGGTTTGAAACATTTCAATATGTGTCCCTCTCTGCAGTGGAAAATAGATCCTTGGCCAAAAACCAAAATGTAATTTAGTTAGAGGAAGATTGAAAGTGTAGTTGTAAAAAGCGGTTTGAGACCATGAAAGAAAATTCATTGGTTTTGCTGTAGCTGCAGTTCTAGTCAGTCATAAAACATGAACCTAACGCTGTCCAAATTTAGCTTCTATTTGCCTTAAAGAGGAGTCTGGAGTATTTTGTTATTGCTACCAACTTGAGTAACAAGGTATAGAAGTTTAAGCATTTTGAGGATGGTCCTTCTCAAGTTTGAGATGCAATTTGGACAGCGTTCTCATGAATGATGTCTAGGTTTATGAGATGATAAGCTGAAATTTTGTATTGCTCAGGATTTTGACATACAAAGTTTGTTGTAGAAAGTGGAGCTTCCTTTCTCTGTTTTCTTACATTAAATCtttcaaatggaaatggaaaatgGTGATGTACCATTGATTTTAGACCtgaagagatttttttttttttttggttaaatagaCCTGCAGAGCAGCAGAGGTCTCATTTAGATTTAGTAGAGTTTTTACCTCTTAGGGAGTAAATTATTCTCCCCAACTTCAGAAAATGCTGTTCTAATCCGGTTCCAAAACTAGTTCAAAAGACATTCACGAGAATGTTTTTGGATAAGTATATTCACAAGAATGTTGAATATTGATTTATTCACTCAGTTGAATTATAGAAATGGAATATGAAAACAAGTCCATATTCAATAATTTACTTCAATGGACAATGGATTAAATGTGGGTTTAATCATTtcaagtgatttttttttttttaaatatttaattggtgtgttttctaaaattattaaatgggTGATTTTCCAAGAACAAATtcactaaaaattaatttcctattttattgtCTAACATTATATGAAATATTCTTATCTCTTTGGAAATGATTTCAACCATTTTAAATTCACTTCCAAAGGGACACTAGGATTGCTTATGTTGGGAgtatagatttttcttttgatttcaatgaaatttaaactttcgatttttttttttttttttaagataaagaatCTTTTAAATGTCATCTTTTTGGGTAAAGAATCATTAAatctttaaatttcataaacgaCGGGGGCgggggaaggaaaaagaaagcaaaattaaaaaatccatCACATTACATTGGATGTCCCTTCCTTAAGGTCAACTGGACAGAAAATGATTTTTACACCAAaaagattttgttttattttattattattattattattattattttcttaaaatattgaCCACCAAATAATCCACGTGAAATCCACCGCGcacatttgaaaaaaagaaaaaaagaaaaaattgtgaTGAGCAGCAAAAGATTCAAGGTACAAGGATACAGCTATGAACCAAATGAGGACGTGTCAAAATCAAATCCATGAGATGGGTATGATTAAGAGAAAGTTGGTGGATGGTGGATGGTGGATGGTGGATGATGGTGCAGAGCGGCGGAAAATAGTGAGTCTGGTTTGTTTGTGTTTGGGAGGGATTTAAATGCTTTTTGTCGGAAGGCCAGCAGGCAGGCACTGCATGGTACAAAAAGTCCGATGGCAAAAGCTAAATAAAATCAATGGCAAAAagctaaataaaaacaaacaaacaaacaaacaaaccctTCTCCCGAAATCCCTTGGGCACATAGACCAAAACGCAAACATATTATGTGCAacacagtatatatatatatatatatatatatatatttgtattttaactaaattaacaaaaaccctaatcataaatttaataatttaattccaagcaaaaaataataataataataataataataatttaattaaaatacaaattcttCCATACATAACCCCATCTCCAAAAC includes the following:
- the LOC107421596 gene encoding uncharacterized protein LOC107421596 codes for the protein MAEAEAQRSSTPPPSFLEVKCKSSGKIRRFAEGTEACFAVSLINRKLDKGAPQALYIEAIKEGDDDEEPISFGPSSVLVDYRHGWKLHTVTELDLPGPSGIGNGEKIFQPRSVRPRNVNSSDSSHLGKKAPKPAINYLYIGKIIVAFILMFVLAAIFTLALEKLPILLSFLSSFM